Proteins found in one Enterococcus sp. 9D6_DIV0238 genomic segment:
- a CDS encoding YfaP family protein has protein sequence MKNQEFTNNNQHYRQLEENMQKEFHQLLYENQPLFKVALTDDLWLHYLESLELSSRQQYNCSCCKAFIRKYGDLVILTEDGQIKSALWHPETVPDYFKAAVTQLKKVVEASSIKTVFYSDQRQLGTPFSGERSHLSLMLPKHYVSKSALKTANQLMAEKKAEFQLFEATLHMYSRDSVSIMKTLIDSGALYRSERFIGMISWFDEAQQVILKEKDALVRERLMWRYIAKAKTGYCHLKNSMIGTLLDDYQAGINTDELIRRYNDKMDPSQYMRAQSAPTEGALIEAEKLVEKIGITDALERRFARLDEIPEFIWRSPEKKVEKQKMGLFSGIIPKIPKVKIIDWPITTMTWKKFSETLLPQVNKIEARVDDTNRLMSLVTENIPDSKSIFQWDNPFSWYYHGGVDGEIKRRVQEAGGRYEENDIRCSLIWENRTDLDLHCLTPAGKHIFYNRKRETNGWLDVDMNVRGETMYPVENIRWTKGEGVEGNYRFYVHNYRDRSNGWGTPFKVELEVAGQVYTHQGELSVTGAQETVFEFIYKKGQIAKMLTSNQSREYDTWNLTQGAFVEVTGITKSPNLWGERNWEQNGNHTFFLLKDCRDESQGKGRGFFNEMLIPELREIRKTLEIYTAMTPIKAAEMATACGLGFSKEAEWNVLLKISIDGMERLIKIDRFD, from the coding sequence ATGAAAAATCAAGAATTTACAAATAATAATCAGCATTATAGACAGCTTGAGGAAAATATGCAAAAAGAATTTCATCAATTGCTTTATGAGAATCAACCATTGTTCAAAGTCGCGCTTACCGACGATTTGTGGCTTCATTATCTGGAATCACTTGAGCTATCAAGTCGACAACAGTATAACTGTAGTTGCTGCAAAGCATTTATTAGAAAGTATGGAGATCTAGTTATTCTGACAGAGGATGGTCAAATAAAATCTGCACTTTGGCATCCAGAAACTGTACCTGATTATTTTAAAGCAGCAGTAACACAACTCAAGAAAGTGGTTGAAGCGAGTTCTATCAAAACAGTTTTTTATTCAGATCAGCGTCAGCTGGGAACGCCATTTTCTGGGGAAAGAAGCCACTTATCACTGATGTTGCCTAAACACTATGTAAGTAAGTCTGCTTTGAAAACAGCCAATCAGCTGATGGCGGAAAAGAAAGCAGAATTTCAACTTTTTGAAGCTACCTTACACATGTATTCTAGAGACAGTGTTTCTATAATGAAAACACTTATCGACTCAGGTGCTCTTTATCGCAGTGAACGATTTATCGGTATGATCTCATGGTTTGACGAAGCACAACAAGTGATTTTGAAAGAAAAAGATGCTCTCGTGAGAGAACGTTTGATGTGGCGTTATATAGCAAAAGCCAAAACAGGCTATTGCCATTTGAAAAATTCGATGATCGGCACCTTGCTTGATGATTATCAGGCAGGTATAAATACTGATGAATTGATCCGACGCTATAACGATAAAATGGACCCATCACAATATATGCGTGCGCAATCGGCTCCTACTGAAGGTGCTTTGATCGAAGCAGAAAAATTAGTTGAAAAAATTGGCATAACAGATGCGTTAGAACGTCGTTTTGCTCGTTTAGATGAGATTCCAGAATTCATTTGGCGTTCTCCTGAAAAGAAAGTGGAAAAACAAAAAATGGGATTGTTTAGTGGGATTATTCCGAAAATCCCAAAGGTCAAGATTATTGATTGGCCGATCACTACAATGACCTGGAAAAAGTTTTCTGAAACTCTTCTGCCGCAAGTAAATAAAATTGAAGCTAGAGTTGATGATACGAATCGTTTGATGAGTTTAGTGACGGAGAATATACCAGACTCTAAAAGCATTTTCCAATGGGATAATCCATTCTCTTGGTATTATCACGGCGGGGTAGATGGTGAAATCAAGCGTCGTGTCCAAGAAGCGGGTGGCAGATATGAAGAAAATGATATCCGCTGTTCGCTCATTTGGGAAAATCGTACGGATTTGGATTTGCATTGCTTGACACCGGCTGGTAAACATATTTTCTATAACCGAAAACGTGAAACAAATGGTTGGCTGGATGTTGATATGAATGTTCGTGGAGAAACGATGTATCCAGTTGAAAATATTCGCTGGACGAAAGGAGAAGGTGTGGAAGGAAACTATCGGTTTTATGTTCATAATTATCGGGATAGGAGCAATGGATGGGGCACGCCTTTTAAAGTAGAGCTGGAAGTCGCGGGGCAAGTTTATACTCATCAAGGAGAGTTGAGTGTAACAGGTGCGCAAGAAACAGTTTTTGAGTTCATCTATAAAAAAGGACAGATAGCCAAAATGTTGACTAGTAATCAAAGCAGAGAGTATGATACATGGAATCTTACACAAGGAGCATTTGTGGAAGTTACAGGGATCACTAAATCACCCAATCTTTGGGGAGAAAGAAATTGGGAACAAAACGGAAATCATACATTCTTCTTGTTAAAGGACTGTCGTGATGAGAGTCAAGGCAAAGGTCGTGGTTTCTTCAACGAAATGTTGATACCTGAGTTGAGGGAAATAAGAAAGACTCTAGAAATTTATACGGCGATGACACCGATCAAAGCGGCAGAGATGGCAACAGCTTGCGGGCTTGGATTTAGTAAAGAAGCTGAATGGAATGTGTTATTAAAAATTTCTATCGATGGTATGGAGCGATTGATCAAAATTGATCGATTTGACTGA
- the deoC gene encoding deoxyribose-phosphate aldolase — protein MSNYTIDELARFIDHTNLKADATTADMSKLCQEAKDYHFKMVAINQVQSKLCAELLAGTDINIGAAISFPLGQTSKEAKFFETENAIKIGATEIDYVVNLTEVKAQNWLYIEEEMEGIVAICRKNHVISKVIFENAYLTDEEKIKLSEIAKKVEPDFIKTSTGFAPTGATFDDVKLMKTHVGDKVKVKAAGGIRDAETFKKMIACGAERIGTSAGIEIIGELKKELAETAKETITI, from the coding sequence ATGTCGAATTATACTATCGATGAGTTAGCACGTTTTATCGATCATACCAACCTGAAGGCTGATGCTACCACCGCAGATATGAGCAAGCTTTGCCAAGAAGCGAAAGACTATCATTTCAAGATGGTCGCTATCAACCAAGTCCAGTCGAAGTTATGCGCTGAATTATTGGCAGGGACGGATATCAATATCGGCGCAGCCATTAGCTTTCCTTTAGGACAAACTTCTAAAGAAGCGAAATTTTTCGAAACAGAGAACGCAATCAAGATCGGTGCCACTGAAATCGATTATGTAGTCAACCTGACTGAGGTCAAAGCTCAAAATTGGCTATATATCGAAGAAGAGATGGAAGGTATCGTTGCGATTTGCCGTAAAAACCATGTGATTTCTAAAGTTATTTTTGAAAATGCTTACCTGACTGATGAAGAAAAAATCAAGCTTAGTGAAATAGCTAAAAAAGTCGAGCCGGATTTCATCAAAACATCGACAGGCTTTGCGCCGACAGGAGCAACTTTCGATGATGTTAAATTGATGAAAACACATGTGGGTGATAAAGTGAAGGTCAAAGCGGCCGGTGGAATTCGTGATGCCGAAACTTTCAAAAAAATGATTGCCTGTGGCGCGGAAAGAATTGGAACGAGTGCAGGAATAGAAATTATTGGCGAATTGAAGAAAGAATTAGCTGAAACTGCTAAAGAGACGATTACGATTTAA
- a CDS encoding PTS sugar transporter subunit IIA yields the protein MKLLLVSHGTFATGLLESYVMIAGENSDISAICLTDDGIGDFSKRLQDVVQMHLDEGLLILCDIKGGTPFNEAYREFLANPQQVKVVTGMNLPMLIETGVALQSGRKLEELFELAVNTGRSSVEGTEVLAQQEDEIDF from the coding sequence ATGAAGCTATTACTTGTCTCGCATGGAACCTTTGCAACTGGCTTATTGGAAAGCTATGTCATGATCGCTGGCGAAAATAGTGATATTTCTGCAATTTGTTTGACAGATGATGGGATTGGAGATTTCTCTAAACGTTTGCAGGACGTTGTACAAATGCATCTTGATGAAGGTCTTTTGATTCTGTGTGATATTAAAGGAGGAACGCCCTTCAATGAGGCGTATCGGGAATTTTTGGCAAATCCGCAGCAAGTAAAAGTGGTGACAGGGATGAATCTACCAATGTTGATTGAAACAGGCGTCGCCCTTCAAAGCGGTAGAAAGCTTGAAGAATTATTTGAACTAGCAGTCAATACGGGTAGAAGCTCTGTTGAAGGTACTGAGGTATTAGCACAACAAGAGGATGAGATCGACTTTTAA
- a CDS encoding PTS system mannose/fructose/N-acetylgalactosamine-transporter subunit IIB: MTITLARIDDRVIHGQTTTRWTKARPVQGILVVGDDIAQDDLRKKVLKAAAGNLKLGIYTVEQAVESVPKGKNSQKDFFLISNSPQTFAKLVKLGVDFGKKLNVGPMNTRAGAKVLGRTVAIDEKDYEAFEYMDQQGIEIGFQLLPDDEIKPWKQLKAKYDGM; this comes from the coding sequence ATGACAATTACATTAGCAAGAATCGATGACCGAGTGATTCATGGACAAACAACGACACGATGGACCAAAGCAAGACCTGTCCAAGGGATCTTAGTTGTAGGGGATGATATCGCTCAGGATGACTTAAGAAAAAAAGTACTGAAGGCAGCGGCTGGAAACTTGAAATTAGGAATTTATACCGTAGAGCAAGCAGTTGAAAGTGTGCCGAAAGGGAAAAACTCACAAAAAGATTTCTTTCTTATCAGTAATTCGCCGCAAACCTTTGCGAAATTGGTAAAGCTTGGCGTTGATTTTGGTAAAAAACTCAATGTTGGACCGATGAATACTCGTGCTGGAGCAAAAGTGTTAGGACGAACAGTAGCCATCGATGAAAAAGATTATGAAGCTTTCGAATATATGGATCAACAAGGAATCGAAATCGGATTTCAATTGTTGCCGGATGATGAAATTAAACCTTGGAAACAATTAAAAGCCAAATATGATGGGATGTAA
- a CDS encoding PTS mannose/fructose/sorbose/N-acetylgalactosamine transporter subunit IIC, which yields MDTGLLLPALLTGIFCYLGAIETPWLFGMTGGFYIVGRPLVAGLLVGIAFGDVQAGILCGLAVQAVFIANLTTGGATNSEITYAAYGGIGLALATTKDPAVAVTLAILIGQTFGLIFYNSRMAAYSFWNTRAQTAAEKNDDRGIVLNHVVYPQITTFLLRAVPVFLAIFLGKGLVNWLLSNVPQVVTDIISVLGGVLPALGIAMLMSIVVKEKAHLIFFFAGFVLMAFAGLNMIALVFIAALVAYIVFLATGNASNAQPKAANQSADSTVFEDDDLF from the coding sequence ATGGATACAGGATTATTATTGCCAGCATTATTGACTGGAATTTTTTGTTACTTAGGTGCGATCGAAACCCCATGGCTTTTCGGCATGACGGGCGGCTTTTACATTGTTGGCCGGCCTTTGGTTGCAGGATTACTGGTAGGGATCGCTTTTGGTGATGTGCAGGCGGGGATTCTTTGTGGCTTAGCTGTTCAAGCCGTTTTTATTGCCAATTTAACCACTGGGGGAGCAACGAACAGTGAGATCACGTATGCGGCATATGGCGGCATCGGTTTGGCTTTAGCAACGACTAAAGACCCTGCTGTTGCAGTTACTTTGGCGATTTTGATCGGGCAAACATTTGGACTTATTTTTTACAATTCTAGAATGGCAGCGTATTCTTTTTGGAATACTCGGGCGCAAACAGCCGCAGAGAAAAATGATGATCGAGGAATCGTTTTGAATCATGTTGTTTATCCTCAGATCACGACCTTCTTATTGCGTGCAGTACCAGTATTTTTAGCAATATTTTTAGGAAAAGGATTAGTGAATTGGCTTCTTTCAAACGTTCCTCAGGTCGTAACGGATATTATTTCTGTTTTGGGCGGCGTCTTACCGGCATTAGGAATCGCTATGCTAATGAGCATCGTAGTCAAAGAAAAGGCGCACTTGATTTTCTTTTTTGCTGGTTTTGTTTTAATGGCATTTGCCGGGTTGAATATGATCGCTTTAGTATTTATAGCGGCACTTGTCGCTTATATCGTCTTTTTAGCAACAGGCAATGCGTCTAATGCTCAACCTAAAGCAGCAAATCAATCGGCTGATTCTACTGTATTTGAAGATGATGATCTATTCTAG
- a CDS encoding PTS system mannose/fructose/sorbose family transporter subunit IID, producing the protein MEQTTKRLSKKELRQIWKRWGFTHLSSMSYEKLQAHAWAYSYLPFAEKYYKNDPEKKKRLLMRHSMFYNTEPQTGQLINGIVASLEEEIAIGGDVPEEMPINIKTTLMGPLAGIGDSIIQGIIVPILLSIGMGLASGGNALGPIFYILSYGVVGVLISYLAFMNGYKLGVNAIDVIIGENAKRITDAFNILGVMVVGGLAASNIALVTKLKIPMGEEVQALQDVLDGIFPKVLPLAMVLLAWYLLTSKQLTATKVILVLTVISAIGVAVGVF; encoded by the coding sequence ATGGAACAAACAACGAAGCGTTTATCAAAGAAAGAGTTACGTCAAATTTGGAAACGTTGGGGCTTCACCCATCTTTCTTCGATGAGTTATGAAAAATTACAAGCGCATGCCTGGGCGTATTCCTATCTGCCATTTGCTGAAAAATACTATAAGAATGATCCAGAAAAAAAGAAACGTTTATTGATGCGTCATTCAATGTTCTATAATACTGAACCACAAACGGGACAACTGATCAATGGGATCGTAGCATCTTTAGAAGAAGAGATAGCTATTGGCGGCGATGTGCCGGAGGAAATGCCGATCAATATCAAAACGACGCTGATGGGACCCTTAGCAGGAATTGGAGATTCGATCATTCAGGGCATCATCGTACCGATCCTATTGTCGATCGGTATGGGCTTGGCTTCTGGCGGGAATGCCCTAGGACCGATCTTTTATATCTTATCGTATGGAGTAGTTGGGGTACTGATTTCTTACCTTGCGTTTATGAATGGGTATAAATTAGGTGTAAACGCCATTGATGTGATTATTGGCGAAAATGCGAAACGAATCACAGATGCCTTCAACATTTTAGGTGTGATGGTTGTCGGAGGCTTAGCTGCTTCGAATATTGCGCTCGTGACAAAACTAAAAATTCCAATGGGCGAAGAAGTCCAAGCCTTACAAGATGTCTTGGATGGCATTTTTCCTAAGGTACTACCGTTGGCGATGGTATTATTAGCTTGGTATTTATTGACGTCTAAGCAATTGACAGCAACAAAAGTTATTTTAGTATTGACGGTTATTTCTGCGATCGGTGTTGCCGTCGGCGTTTTTTAG
- a CDS encoding class I mannose-6-phosphate isomerase: MFILKSIPKKRIWGTPRLQAYSTESCEGKIGSVYSASATEEIDSPIVSKQQTLREVVQKNPQSFGLLEGEEYPLIISMTGADEDLSIQVHPTDDYAEKTVNKPYGKSEAWFFLTPPKSGSIIAGQTAASKQTFMTAIQENKYETILGKTTVTKESVVYIPSGTIHALTKGALVYEIQQSTDITYRFYDYDRSDDSGIKRELHTKQATETLELQQTVLKANFDLGQTLDVKEFTVRRALLAKNYRNQKSLAQVITVLTGTTKIAEQEIKQGQSIIVLPDEQLVIDTPFECMIATPKAYWRETSV, translated from the coding sequence ATGTTTATATTAAAATCGATCCCCAAAAAAAGAATTTGGGGAACTCCTCGTTTACAAGCCTATTCAACAGAAAGCTGTGAGGGGAAAATCGGTTCTGTGTATTCTGCATCTGCAACTGAAGAAATCGATAGCCCTATTGTTTCGAAACAGCAGACATTACGTGAGGTAGTTCAAAAAAATCCACAATCCTTTGGTTTGCTTGAAGGAGAAGAATACCCTTTGATCATTTCGATGACTGGCGCAGATGAGGATTTGAGCATTCAAGTGCATCCTACTGATGACTATGCTGAAAAAACAGTCAATAAGCCGTATGGAAAAAGTGAAGCTTGGTTCTTTTTAACTCCACCAAAAAGTGGATCGATCATCGCGGGTCAAACAGCAGCTTCCAAACAAACCTTTATGACAGCGATCCAAGAGAATAAGTATGAAACGATTTTAGGAAAAACGACAGTGACGAAAGAATCGGTCGTGTATATTCCTTCTGGAACCATTCACGCATTGACCAAAGGCGCATTAGTCTATGAAATTCAGCAGTCTACAGATATCACATATCGTTTTTATGATTATGATCGTTCCGATGATTCTGGCATCAAAAGAGAACTGCATACAAAACAAGCGACTGAAACACTAGAATTACAACAAACTGTGCTAAAGGCTAATTTTGACTTAGGACAAACCCTAGATGTGAAAGAATTTACTGTCAGAAGAGCTCTTTTAGCAAAGAACTACCGAAATCAAAAATCCTTAGCACAAGTGATCACTGTTTTGACTGGAACAACTAAAATCGCAGAACAAGAGATTAAGCAAGGCCAGAGTATAATCGTTTTGCCAGATGAACAATTAGTGATCGATACACCATTTGAATGTATGATTGCCACACCAAAAGCATATTGGCGCGAGACTTCTGTCTAA
- a CDS encoding GntR family transcriptional regulator: MNLPLYKKIEQDLLDKIEDGTYAENELIPTELELAEEYQVSRPTVRQAVQTLVDAGYLEKRKKRGTIVKRPKIEQEFTKVIESFDSEMSRKGLVPKTKVIAFRKDAANEEVAENLEILEGDDVYKLIRLRYAGEKPTVLVTTYIPAFLFKELDEVDFSTNLLYSIFKEKGFPIKTVSRRLDVIQADDTVSDLLDVEVGAPLFYFHTRGFTDGKLPIEYSISKYRGDINSFVFEITENG; encoded by the coding sequence ATGAATTTGCCTTTATACAAAAAAATCGAGCAGGATCTATTAGATAAGATCGAAGATGGAACCTATGCTGAAAATGAGCTGATCCCAACAGAATTAGAATTAGCAGAAGAATATCAAGTAAGCAGACCGACAGTAAGACAGGCGGTCCAAACATTAGTGGATGCTGGCTATTTAGAGAAGAGAAAAAAAAGAGGAACGATCGTTAAACGCCCAAAAATCGAGCAGGAATTTACCAAAGTGATCGAAAGTTTCGATTCTGAGATGAGCCGAAAAGGCTTGGTTCCAAAGACGAAAGTCATTGCTTTTAGAAAAGACGCTGCCAATGAAGAAGTGGCTGAAAACTTAGAGATTCTAGAAGGTGATGACGTCTATAAGCTGATTCGTTTACGGTATGCTGGAGAAAAACCGACAGTTTTAGTAACTACCTATATCCCGGCATTTCTATTTAAGGAACTTGATGAAGTCGATTTTTCTACAAATTTACTTTACAGTATCTTTAAAGAAAAAGGCTTTCCGATCAAGACTGTCTCACGTCGTCTAGATGTGATTCAAGCGGATGATACGGTGAGTGATTTATTGGATGTTGAGGTAGGCGCACCGCTGTTTTATTTCCATACTCGAGGATTTACAGACGGGAAGTTACCGATCGAGTATTCGATTTCAAAATATCGGGGAGATATAAATTCCTTTGTGTTTGAGATAACTGAAAATGGATAG
- the msrA gene encoding peptide-methionine (S)-S-oxide reductase MsrA, which translates to MTNNQEEVMKELYNLILNPGTRDWERVQLIEAKNQIEIGANFKDQLAKLEAALRPLNTRNNLTPDVADFYSKITNDPIGEKVYDFSKHIVLDVDHQERAVFAGGCFWCMVEPFESRPGIISVLSGYTGGSVEHPTYDQIIGGSTGHVEAVEIIFDTRMISYRELVELYWEISDPTDAFGQFQDRGNQYRPIIFVQNAQQRQIAEQSKEALEASGKYKEPIVTKIQSATGFWPAENYHQEFYKKQPKRYRKMKRARQNLMKYQQLKNKIQRKKR; encoded by the coding sequence ATGACCAATAATCAGGAAGAAGTAATGAAAGAGCTCTATAACCTTATTTTAAATCCCGGAACACGTGATTGGGAACGAGTGCAGTTAATAGAAGCGAAGAATCAAATAGAAATTGGTGCGAATTTCAAAGACCAGCTAGCTAAACTTGAAGCAGCCTTGCGCCCTCTGAATACGAGAAACAATCTAACTCCTGATGTAGCTGACTTTTATTCGAAAATCACAAACGACCCAATTGGAGAAAAGGTGTATGACTTTTCAAAACATATCGTTTTAGATGTCGACCATCAAGAACGAGCTGTTTTTGCTGGCGGCTGTTTTTGGTGTATGGTCGAGCCGTTTGAATCACGTCCTGGGATCATTTCTGTTTTATCTGGCTATACAGGAGGATCTGTTGAACATCCGACTTATGATCAAATAATAGGAGGAAGTACAGGTCATGTAGAAGCAGTTGAGATTATTTTTGATACACGCATGATCAGCTATAGAGAATTAGTGGAATTATACTGGGAGATTTCTGACCCAACGGATGCATTTGGTCAGTTTCAGGATCGCGGAAATCAATACAGACCGATCATTTTCGTTCAGAATGCGCAACAACGACAGATTGCTGAACAATCAAAGGAGGCGCTTGAAGCTTCTGGAAAATACAAAGAGCCGATCGTGACAAAAATTCAGTCAGCAACGGGATTTTGGCCTGCAGAAAATTATCATCAAGAATTTTATAAGAAACAGCCCAAACGATATAGAAAAATGAAGCGTGCTCGTCAAAATCTTATGAAATATCAACAGCTTAAAAATAAAATTCAACGTAAAAAAAGATAG
- a CDS encoding MarR family winged helix-turn-helix transcriptional regulator, with translation MSFAEEAEQELIRLMVENRNSAFSKFEKSNQGENIVIKFLYKHGEPTSPKHLAESLNLSSARIAVVLGSLEKKGLIERNMDPNDRRRINVTLTECGKKAAKQEKKQMRDKVVQIFKMMGEDDTVLFIELVAKFVDCAQKLSLKEEGDQ, from the coding sequence ATGTCATTCGCAGAGGAAGCTGAACAAGAGCTTATTCGTTTGATGGTGGAAAACCGTAATAGTGCCTTCAGCAAGTTTGAAAAGAGTAATCAAGGTGAAAATATCGTCATCAAATTTCTCTATAAACATGGTGAACCCACTAGCCCGAAGCATTTAGCGGAATCACTGAATTTATCCAGTGCCCGAATTGCTGTTGTTTTAGGAAGTTTAGAAAAAAAGGGACTGATCGAGCGTAATATGGACCCAAATGACCGTAGAAGAATCAATGTTACTTTGACGGAGTGCGGCAAGAAAGCGGCCAAACAAGAGAAAAAGCAAATGCGTGATAAAGTCGTTCAAATTTTCAAAATGATGGGCGAAGACGATACAGTACTGTTTATTGAACTCGTTGCGAAATTTGTTGACTGCGCCCAAAAATTATCTCTGAAAGAGGAAGGTGACCAATAG
- a CDS encoding ABC transporter ATP-binding protein: MKIFKYLGKYWYAVIAVLVLLVVQANSDLSLPNLTSDIVDIGIQQGGLENSTPEKIRKSTLQGIEMFMTEDEKKTIEDNYKETTQKIDGEKVDIYKLDLQEGMTKEKLAKVFDLPMMMLASSQAKDSKSASEAKAIIEDYKAIGNDAEKAQKLGAEAKALGEQAKAAGEAAASATDAATAAANASEAQSLAAQAQEKGAEAQKLADSLQTRTDEMPAKVEAARKKTEDNLGDLGTNSLRTVGIQLTLAEYKALNMDTQQIQTDYIIKTGSKMILLTLISAVAAIIVGLIASIVAASVGRNLRVGQYEKTLQFSNTEMEKFSPASLITRNTNDIQQMQMGIVMIMRIVLYAPILGIGGIYQVYRTGTGMGWIVGVAVGAVLVLVLTLLATTMPKFKALQNLVDRVNLVSREIITGLPVIRAFSREKFEEKRFDRANTDLMKTQLFVNRAMSIMMPVMMLLMNGISVLIVWVGGHNMDMGQLQVGDMMAFITYTMQIVMAFMMLSMVSIILPRANVAAGRVEEVLETVPTIEDPKQSKDDHEFNGEVKFEAVQFRYGDADEDVLHHINFVAKPGQTTALIGSTGSGKSTVINLIPRLFDVTGGRITIDGIDIREMSLHKLHEIIGFVPQKGVLFSGDIASNIKFGDADISDEQMKKAAQIAQAEEFIDSNEKGYSREISQGGTNVSGGQKQRLSIARALAKNPKILIFDDSFSALDNKTDVALRKALSENIKDATQIIVAQKISTILHADNIIVLNEGRIVDQGTHEELMKSSKVYQEIAQSQLSNAELGIEEAE, translated from the coding sequence GTGAAGATTTTTAAATATCTAGGCAAATACTGGTATGCGGTCATCGCAGTTCTTGTGCTTTTAGTCGTACAAGCCAATAGTGATCTAAGCTTACCAAACTTAACATCCGACATTGTTGATATCGGTATTCAACAAGGAGGGCTTGAAAACTCTACGCCTGAAAAAATCAGAAAATCAACTCTTCAGGGAATTGAAATGTTCATGACTGAAGATGAAAAGAAAACCATTGAGGACAACTACAAAGAAACAACTCAAAAAATCGATGGTGAAAAAGTAGACATTTATAAACTAGATCTGCAAGAAGGAATGACAAAAGAAAAGCTTGCTAAGGTCTTTGATCTACCGATGATGATGTTAGCATCTTCTCAAGCAAAGGATTCTAAAAGTGCAAGTGAAGCCAAAGCAATCATCGAAGACTATAAAGCAATCGGAAACGATGCTGAAAAAGCCCAAAAGTTAGGAGCAGAGGCTAAGGCATTAGGCGAACAAGCAAAAGCAGCTGGCGAAGCTGCAGCAAGTGCAACAGATGCCGCTACTGCGGCAGCCAATGCCAGTGAAGCTCAATCTTTAGCGGCGCAAGCACAGGAAAAAGGGGCTGAAGCACAGAAGCTTGCAGATTCCTTACAAACAAGAACGGATGAAATGCCCGCAAAAGTGGAAGCTGCTAGAAAGAAAACAGAAGATAACTTAGGTGATCTCGGAACAAATTCACTTAGAACTGTGGGGATCCAATTAACGTTAGCTGAATATAAGGCGTTGAATATGGACACACAACAAATTCAAACGGATTATATTATTAAAACTGGATCAAAAATGATCTTGTTAACATTGATTTCTGCTGTCGCTGCAATTATTGTCGGTTTGATCGCTTCGATCGTGGCAGCATCTGTCGGACGAAATTTACGTGTGGGACAATATGAAAAAACATTGCAATTCTCCAACACAGAAATGGAAAAATTCTCACCAGCATCATTGATCACTCGTAATACCAATGATATCCAACAAATGCAGATGGGGATCGTCATGATCATGCGTATCGTATTATATGCACCGATCCTTGGTATTGGCGGAATCTACCAAGTCTACCGAACAGGAACTGGTATGGGCTGGATCGTTGGAGTAGCGGTCGGCGCGGTATTGGTTTTAGTTCTAACCTTATTGGCAACAACGATGCCTAAGTTTAAGGCGTTACAAAATTTGGTGGATAGAGTGAACTTAGTTTCTCGTGAAATCATCACTGGACTACCTGTTATTCGGGCATTTTCTCGTGAAAAATTTGAAGAAAAACGTTTTGACCGTGCAAATACAGATTTAATGAAAACTCAATTATTTGTCAACCGCGCAATGTCGATCATGATGCCGGTAATGATGCTATTGATGAATGGGATTTCTGTCTTGATCGTTTGGGTCGGTGGTCATAATATGGATATGGGCCAACTTCAAGTTGGGGACATGATGGCCTTCATCACCTATACAATGCAAATCGTTATGGCCTTCATGATGTTGTCGATGGTATCGATCATTCTTCCTCGTGCAAATGTAGCAGCAGGCCGTGTGGAAGAAGTTCTTGAGACCGTACCGACGATCGAAGATCCAAAACAATCAAAAGACGACCATGAATTCAATGGCGAAGTGAAATTCGAAGCTGTTCAATTTAGATATGGCGATGCCGATGAGGATGTCTTACATCATATCAATTTTGTGGCAAAACCAGGGCAAACGACCGCATTGATTGGTTCAACAGGATCTGGTAAATCAACGGTCATCAATTTGATTCCTAGATTATTCGACGTCACAGGTGGACGAATCACAATCGATGGCATCGATATTCGGGAAATGTCCTTGCATAAATTACATGAAATCATCGGATTTGTTCCTCAAAAAGGGGTACTTTTCTCAGGTGATATCGCGTCAAACATCAAATTTGGAGATGCAGATATTTCAGATGAACAAATGAAAAAAGCAGCTCAAATTGCACAAGCAGAAGAATTTATCGATTCGAATGAAAAAGGCTACAGCCGTGAGATTTCTCAAGGTGGAACGAATGTTTCCGGTGGTCAAAAACAACGTTTGTCCATTGCTCGTGCTCTAGCTAAAAATCCTAAGATCTTGATTTTTGATGACTCATTTTCAGCACTTGATAATAAAACTGATGTTGCTTTACGTAAGGCTTTGTCTGAAAATATCAAAGATGCAACACAGATCATCGTTGCTCAAAAAATTTCAACGATCCTTCATGCAGATAACATTATCGTGTTAAATGAAGGACGTATCGTTGATCAAGGAACGCACGAAGAACTGATGAAATCATCAAAAGTATATCAAGAAATCGCTCAGTCACAATTAAGCAATGCTGAATTAGGCATAGAAGAAGCGGAGTAA